The following proteins are encoded in a genomic region of Musa acuminata AAA Group cultivar baxijiao chromosome BXJ2-11, Cavendish_Baxijiao_AAA, whole genome shotgun sequence:
- the LOC135627806 gene encoding large ribosomal subunit protein uL1c-like isoform X2: MAMAAIANPTTLSPPTALASQKPVASHFPSSLRPLSSTSSSSSSAAAYALHNLHRIAKPWLPIIPRKLDAPLVRLEAAAVADAEAELAEGEAASDSDSDSAVATATPPSKPKTGKAALPLKRDRTRSKRFLEIQKLRENKKEYDVPAAVSLLKQTSNTKFVGSAEAHFRLNIDPKYNDQQLRATVNLPKGTGQTVKVAVLTQGERIDEAKNAGADIVGGEELIQQIKGGFMDFDKLIASPDMMPKVASLGKLLGPRGLMPNPKAGTVTTDIPQRSIEANKPSGAKGVYWKSAHICSSMGPSIRLNIREMLDYKPPMV, encoded by the exons ATGGCGATGGCGGCCATCGCTAACCCAACCACCCTTTCCCCACCCACCGCTCTCGCCTCCCAAAAGCCCGTCGCTTCTCACTTCCCCTCGTCTCTCCGCCCCCTTTCCtccacttcttcttcctcctcctccgccgccgcttaCGCTCTCCACAATCTTCACCGGATTGCGAAACCCTGGCTCCCTATCATCCCTAGAAAACTCGACGCTCCCCTCGTGCGCCTCGAGGCGGCGGCCGTCGCCGACGCGGaagcggagcttgccgaaggtgaAGCCGCCTCCGACTCCGACTCCGACTCCGCCGTCGCCACCGCAACCCCACCGTCCAAGCCCAAGACCGGGAAGGCCGCCTTGCCTCTCAAGAGAGACAGA ACGAGGTCGAAGCGGTTCTTGGAGATACAGAAACTGAGAGAGAACAAGAAGGAGTATGACGTGCCCGCGGCGGTTTCACTTCTTAAACAAACGTCGAACACGAAATTCGTGGGGTCGGCGGAGGCCCACTTCCGCCTCAACATTGATCCCAAGTACAACGACCAGCAGCTGAGGGCCACG GTGAACTTGCCGAAGGGGACCGGGCAGACTGTTAAAGTGGCTGTGCTCACACAAG GTGAAAGAATCGATGAAGCAAAAAATGCGGGAGCTGATATAGTTGGTGGGGAAGAATTAATACAACAGATAAAAGGCGGATTTatggattttgataagttaattgCTTCTCCAGATATGATGCCCAAG GTTGCCAGTTTGGGAAAACTCTTAGGCCCACGTGGACTTATGCCTAATCCAAAAGCTGGTACAGTTACCACAGACATACCTCAG AGATCGATAGAAGCAAACAAACCTTCTGGTGCAAAAGGAGTTTACTGGAAAAGTGCACATATTTGTTCATCAATGGGACCTTCAATTCGGTTAAATATAAGAGAAATGCTTGACTACAAACCCCCTATGGTCTAG
- the LOC135627806 gene encoding large ribosomal subunit protein uL1c-like isoform X1, with product MAMAAIANPTTLSPPTALASQKPVASHFPSSLRPLSSTSSSSSSAAAYALHNLHRIAKPWLPIIPRKLDAPLVRLEAAAVADAEAELAEGEAASDSDSDSAVATATPPSKPKTGKAALPLKRDRTRSKRFLEIQKLRENKKEYDVPAAVSLLKQTSNTKFVGSAEAHFRLNIDPKYNDQQLRATVNLPKGTGQTVKVAVLTQGERIDEAKNAGADIVGGEELIQQIKGGFMDFDKLIASPDMMPKVASLGKLLGPRGLMPNPKAGTVTTDIPQAIQEFKKGKVEYRVDKTGIVHLPFGKINFSDEDLIVNLVAAVRSIEANKPSGAKGVYWKSAHICSSMGPSIRLNIREMLDYKPPMV from the exons ATGGCGATGGCGGCCATCGCTAACCCAACCACCCTTTCCCCACCCACCGCTCTCGCCTCCCAAAAGCCCGTCGCTTCTCACTTCCCCTCGTCTCTCCGCCCCCTTTCCtccacttcttcttcctcctcctccgccgccgcttaCGCTCTCCACAATCTTCACCGGATTGCGAAACCCTGGCTCCCTATCATCCCTAGAAAACTCGACGCTCCCCTCGTGCGCCTCGAGGCGGCGGCCGTCGCCGACGCGGaagcggagcttgccgaaggtgaAGCCGCCTCCGACTCCGACTCCGACTCCGCCGTCGCCACCGCAACCCCACCGTCCAAGCCCAAGACCGGGAAGGCCGCCTTGCCTCTCAAGAGAGACAGA ACGAGGTCGAAGCGGTTCTTGGAGATACAGAAACTGAGAGAGAACAAGAAGGAGTATGACGTGCCCGCGGCGGTTTCACTTCTTAAACAAACGTCGAACACGAAATTCGTGGGGTCGGCGGAGGCCCACTTCCGCCTCAACATTGATCCCAAGTACAACGACCAGCAGCTGAGGGCCACG GTGAACTTGCCGAAGGGGACCGGGCAGACTGTTAAAGTGGCTGTGCTCACACAAG GTGAAAGAATCGATGAAGCAAAAAATGCGGGAGCTGATATAGTTGGTGGGGAAGAATTAATACAACAGATAAAAGGCGGATTTatggattttgataagttaattgCTTCTCCAGATATGATGCCCAAG GTTGCCAGTTTGGGAAAACTCTTAGGCCCACGTGGACTTATGCCTAATCCAAAAGCTGGTACAGTTACCACAGACATACCTCAG GCTATTCAagagtttaagaaaggtaaagttGAATACAGAGTGGACAAGACCGGGATTGTCCACTTACCTTTTGGGAAGATCAATTTTTCTGATGAAGACCTTATTGTCAATCTGGTAGCAGCAGTT AGATCGATAGAAGCAAACAAACCTTCTGGTGCAAAAGGAGTTTACTGGAAAAGTGCACATATTTGTTCATCAATGGGACCTTCAATTCGGTTAAATATAAGAGAAATGCTTGACTACAAACCCCCTATGGTCTAG
- the LOC135626323 gene encoding SKP1-like protein 11, translating to MSSEGKEVITEAAEGSSSQPKPRKTVVTLVSSDEEKFEVDIAVANQSDMIKNLILDMEDDVDEFVVPVLNVTGLVLAKVIQYWEKHDEAIDRDQLEAFDMAFVDMHKELLFQVLIAVNFLESRPLLNLLCKTIADSIKDMSVDEVRAYFSIESDFTEEEERQVREENQWAFEEQ from the coding sequence ATGTCGTCTGAAGGTAAGGAGGTGATCACCGAGGCAGCGGAGGGATCGTCATCCCAGCCGAAGCCGAGGAAGACTGTTGTTACTCTCGTGTCTTCCGACGAAGAGAAATTTGAGGTAGACATAGCGGTAGCAAACCAATCGGATATGATCAAGAATCTGATTCTAGACATGGAAGACGATGTCGATGAGTTCGTAGTCCCCGTGTTAAACGTTACTGGTCTCGTGCTCGCCAAGGTGATACAGTACTGGGAAAAGCATGACGAGGCGATCGACAGAGACCAACTCGAAGCGTTCGACATGGCGTTCGTGGATATGCACAAGGAACTGTTGTTCCAGGTCCTAATAGCTGTAAATTTTCTCGAGTCGAGGCCGCTGCTGAACCTGTTGTGCAAGACCATCGCTGACAGCATCAAGGATATGTCGGTGGACGAAGTCAGAGCGTACTTCTCAATCGAGAGCGATTTCACCGAGGAGGAGGAGCGGCAGGTTCGAGAGGAAAACCAATGGGCCTTCGAAGAACAATAG